From the Flavimarina sp. Hel_I_48 genome, one window contains:
- a CDS encoding SDR family oxidoreductase, which translates to MQKPNDRLRGQTCIVTGANSGIGEAVATAIGLDGANVVVNYISNPEKAEEVAHQISINNKCGDAIAIKCDVSKEDQVQHMFKQTIDHFGTVDICIPNAGLQRDAPMHEMSIEDWQLVIDVNLTGQFLCAREALKEFMSRGMRPEVSSSLGKIIHMSSVHQIIPWAGHVNYAASKGGIVMLMESICQEYASKKIRCNSIAPGAIKTNINQDAWDTEEALQKLNELIPYKRIGIPEDIGSAAVWLASDESEYINGTTIYVDGGMTCYPGFTTNG; encoded by the coding sequence ATGCAAAAACCCAATGATAGGCTACGTGGTCAAACCTGTATTGTAACAGGTGCTAATTCTGGAATAGGAGAGGCAGTGGCTACGGCAATTGGCCTGGACGGCGCAAATGTTGTTGTAAATTACATTAGCAACCCAGAAAAGGCAGAAGAAGTAGCCCACCAGATTAGTATAAATAACAAGTGTGGTGATGCCATTGCAATAAAATGCGATGTGAGTAAGGAGGATCAGGTTCAGCATATGTTCAAACAGACCATAGACCATTTTGGAACTGTTGATATTTGTATTCCCAATGCAGGGCTGCAGCGTGATGCGCCAATGCATGAGATGAGTATAGAAGACTGGCAACTGGTCATTGATGTTAATCTTACCGGGCAGTTTTTATGTGCAAGGGAAGCCCTGAAGGAATTTATGTCGCGTGGTATGCGCCCAGAAGTATCATCTTCCCTTGGTAAAATAATACATATGAGTTCTGTACACCAAATTATTCCATGGGCTGGTCATGTCAATTATGCTGCTTCAAAAGGAGGCATCGTCATGTTGATGGAAAGTATTTGCCAGGAATATGCCTCGAAGAAAATACGGTGCAATAGTATTGCCCCCGGCGCCATTAAAACAAATATAAACCAGGATGCATGGGATACAGAAGAAGCTCTGCAAAAGCTCAATGAGCTTATTCCTTACAAAAGAATTGGTATTCCAGAAGATATTGGTAGTGCAGCGGTATGGCTGGCTTCTGATGAATCTGAATATATCAATGGTACAACAATATACGTAGATGGTGGTATGACCTGCTATCCAGGATTTACAACAAATGGATAA
- a CDS encoding MGH1-like glycoside hydrolase domain-containing protein, with protein sequence MDNNTEEHKRLAANYADEKDWLLWGPYLSDRQWGTVREDYSAEGNAWQYLDHDQARSRTYRWGEDGLAGITDRYCNICFGVSLWNGKDPLLKERLFGLSGPEGNHGEDVKELYYHLENTPTHSYMKHLYKYPQNEFPYVALRDENAKRSKDDLEFEISDAGMFKDHAYFDVITEYAKADNNDLLIKISIANRNSEAAKIHVLPILWSRNLWDFKEMPYKPVLKKELSGETEYLSIDHPYVGKYFLYFDKADRLLFTENETNNERIFNTPNDHHFKKDLFHNAVIENDFSIATERGEGTKFSPHYEREIQGGETYSIKLRLTENKLEDPLNTDFETIFNQRIEECDDFYNAITKCNSKETQHIERQALSGLLWSKRYYNYDVETWLNGDPKEPDPPQERKYGRNREWKTLRNHDIMLMPDSWEYPWYAAWDSAFHCVTMALVDSEFAKNQLLLFTKEWYMAPNGQIPAYEWSFSDVNPPVQAWAAMRIYTIEKEKTGKTDINFLKRIFNKLALNFTWWVNREDRTQNNVFEGGFLGMDNIGVFDRSHGIPGDAHLEQVDGTSWMALYCLNMLEISIEIALIDIAYEEMATKYFGHFVFIAEALNTISEEYIGVWDEEQGFFYDKLVYDDGGFQPIKVRSIVGLLSLTAILTVKKETLNALPQFKYSVEWFKKYRMRTLKYPVIQDFEEGKDLLLSLVPKERAQILMSTLFREKEFLSDYGIRSLSKAHENPYTINIHGVTYSINYEPAESSTGMFGGNSNWRGPIWMPMNYLFIHSLKQYHAYYGESLTFDYPSESGNTKNLLDISVDLSKRLLKIFEKDAQGERPVHRLHSDQYKDEYFENLILFYEYFHGDNGRGVGASHQTGWTALVANLIDEINDIKD encoded by the coding sequence ATGGATAATAATACAGAAGAGCATAAAAGACTGGCCGCAAATTATGCAGATGAGAAAGACTGGTTGCTGTGGGGACCTTACCTGAGCGATAGGCAATGGGGTACCGTTCGTGAAGATTATAGTGCCGAGGGTAATGCCTGGCAATACCTGGATCACGACCAGGCACGAAGCAGGACATATAGATGGGGGGAAGATGGCCTGGCGGGAATCACAGACCGCTACTGTAATATTTGCTTTGGTGTAAGTCTATGGAACGGAAAAGACCCCTTGCTCAAAGAGCGTTTGTTCGGTCTATCCGGGCCAGAGGGAAATCATGGGGAAGATGTAAAGGAGCTGTATTATCATCTTGAGAATACGCCGACGCATTCCTACATGAAACATCTGTACAAATATCCACAGAATGAGTTTCCCTATGTTGCCCTTCGGGATGAAAATGCTAAAAGGAGCAAGGATGACTTGGAATTTGAAATTTCAGATGCGGGAATGTTTAAGGACCATGCTTATTTTGACGTTATTACAGAATACGCAAAGGCTGATAACAATGATCTCCTCATTAAAATATCTATTGCGAATAGAAATTCCGAAGCTGCCAAAATTCATGTGCTACCTATTTTGTGGAGCCGTAACCTATGGGATTTTAAGGAAATGCCGTACAAACCGGTCCTGAAAAAGGAGTTATCTGGGGAGACGGAATATCTTTCCATAGATCATCCTTACGTAGGGAAGTATTTTCTTTATTTTGATAAGGCAGACCGGCTTTTGTTTACTGAAAATGAAACCAATAACGAAAGGATATTCAATACGCCTAACGATCACCATTTTAAAAAGGACCTATTTCATAATGCGGTAATAGAAAATGACTTTTCCATAGCTACGGAAAGGGGAGAGGGTACAAAATTTTCACCACATTATGAACGCGAAATACAGGGTGGTGAGACCTATAGCATTAAGCTCCGCCTAACCGAAAATAAGCTGGAGGATCCATTAAATACCGATTTTGAGACCATTTTCAATCAGCGCATAGAGGAGTGTGACGACTTTTACAACGCTATAACCAAGTGTAATAGCAAAGAGACTCAGCATATTGAAAGACAGGCCCTTTCTGGTTTGCTTTGGTCCAAGCGGTATTATAATTATGATGTGGAAACCTGGTTGAATGGTGATCCTAAAGAGCCTGATCCACCCCAGGAGCGCAAATACGGCCGAAACAGAGAATGGAAAACGCTGCGCAACCATGATATAATGTTGATGCCAGATTCCTGGGAATATCCCTGGTACGCTGCATGGGATTCTGCTTTTCATTGCGTTACTATGGCACTGGTAGATTCAGAATTTGCTAAAAACCAACTTCTTTTGTTCACTAAAGAATGGTATATGGCGCCTAATGGTCAGATTCCAGCTTATGAATGGTCTTTTAGTGATGTAAATCCACCTGTACAGGCATGGGCGGCGATGCGTATTTATACCATTGAAAAGGAAAAAACCGGCAAAACGGACATCAATTTTCTTAAGCGTATCTTCAATAAACTAGCGCTCAATTTTACCTGGTGGGTAAATAGGGAAGACCGCACGCAAAATAATGTTTTTGAAGGTGGTTTCCTGGGTATGGATAACATAGGTGTTTTTGATAGAAGCCACGGTATTCCCGGGGATGCGCACCTGGAGCAGGTAGATGGTACCAGCTGGATGGCTTTGTATTGTCTCAATATGCTTGAGATCAGTATCGAAATCGCTTTGATAGATATTGCTTACGAAGAAATGGCCACTAAATATTTTGGGCATTTTGTGTTTATAGCAGAAGCATTAAATACGATAAGTGAGGAATATATAGGGGTTTGGGACGAAGAACAAGGGTTTTTCTATGATAAATTAGTTTACGACGATGGTGGTTTTCAACCTATAAAAGTCAGATCTATTGTAGGTTTGTTGTCCCTTACCGCGATTTTGACTGTAAAAAAGGAAACGCTCAATGCACTGCCCCAATTTAAATATAGCGTGGAGTGGTTCAAGAAATACCGCATGCGAACGCTCAAATATCCGGTTATTCAGGATTTTGAAGAGGGGAAGGATCTTTTACTTTCTTTAGTGCCTAAAGAACGCGCGCAGATACTGATGAGTACGTTGTTCAGGGAAAAAGAATTCCTTAGCGATTATGGGATACGATCCCTTTCCAAGGCTCATGAAAATCCGTACACGATAAATATTCATGGGGTAACCTATAGTATAAATTATGAACCGGCAGAATCTTCTACCGGTATGTTTGGAGGTAACTCCAACTGGCGCGGCCCGATATGGATGCCCATGAATTATTTGTTTATCCATTCCCTCAAACAGTACCATGCCTATTACGGTGAATCACTTACTTTTGATTATCCTTCGGAAAGCGGCAATACTAAAAACCTTCTCGATATAAGTGTTGATTTGAGTAAGCGGCTATTAAAGATTTTTGAAAAAGATGCACAAGGCGAAAGGCCTGTTCATCGTTTGCATAGTGATCAATACAAGGATGAGTATTTTGAAAATTTAATCTTGTTCTATGAATATTTTCATGGAGACAATGGTAGAGGAGTAGGAGCTTCACACCAAACTGGGTGGACAGCGCTGGTTGCCAATTTAATTGATGAAATTAATGATATTAAGGATTAG